A single Candidatus Rubidus massiliensis DNA region contains:
- the ubiE gene encoding Demethylmenaquinone methyltransferase — MIKYNKNNPKSIQNMFGSIATQYDRTNSILSFKLHKYWNKQLAKSLNKPEILLDICSGTGEIAFTVASLNQSLKRAILLDFCQEMLDCAKEKAKANITNNFEYICADAQKIPLDKSCVDAVTIAYGIRNVKDPILCFKEVHRLLKKNGTFSILELTEPDNKFLRFGHNIYLKTCLPILGKLITQNQEAYQYLCQSIQNFTKPSQLISLLQKAGFSSIEKVPLTGGIATLIIAKKM; from the coding sequence ATGATTAAATACAATAAGAATAATCCAAAAAGCATCCAAAATATGTTCGGTTCAATTGCCACTCAGTACGATCGAACAAATTCCATCTTATCCTTTAAACTTCATAAATATTGGAACAAACAACTCGCTAAAAGTTTAAACAAGCCTGAAATTCTATTAGATATATGTTCTGGGACTGGTGAAATAGCTTTTACCGTGGCCAGTTTAAATCAATCTTTAAAAAGAGCCATTTTACTCGATTTTTGCCAAGAAATGCTGGACTGCGCTAAGGAAAAGGCAAAGGCAAATATTACTAACAATTTTGAGTATATTTGTGCTGATGCTCAAAAAATTCCTTTAGACAAAAGTTGTGTCGATGCTGTCACAATTGCCTATGGTATTCGCAATGTGAAAGATCCCATTCTTTGTTTTAAAGAAGTGCATCGCTTACTCAAAAAAAATGGAACATTTAGTATATTAGAATTAACTGAGCCAGATAATAAATTTTTGCGATTTGGCCATAATATCTATTTAAAAACCTGCCTCCCAATTTTAGGTAAATTAATTACCCAAAATCAAGAAGCCTATCAATATCTTTGCCAAAGTATTCAAAATTTCACTAAACCATCTCAGCTAATTTCTCTTTTACAAAAAGCTGGATTTAGCTCTATTGAAAAAGTACCTTTAACAGGTGGCATTGCTACACTTATAATTGCAAAAAAAATGTAG